The genomic interval CGCGAACAGATGCGCGACCTCGTCTCCGAGTACGGCGTCGTCGTCGAAACCGAGAGCTTCCACCGCCTCTTCTACTACCTCTACCGGGCGTTCGAGGGCTACGAGAAGATAGACCCCCTGATGCAGGACAACCACATCGAGGACGTGTCCTGCGACGGCTACGACATCCCCATCTTCGTCTACCACGACGAGTACAGCGACATCCAGACCACGGTCGAGTTCTCCGAGGACGAACTCGACTCCTTCGTCGTCCGGCTCGCCCAGCAATCGGGAAGACACATCAGTATCGGCGACCCCGTCACCGAAACCACGCTCCCGGACGGCTCCCGGGCGGAACTCGCGCTCGGCCAGGAAGTGACGCCGCGCGGGAGCGCGTTCACTATCCGCCAGTACGACGAGGAACCGTTCACGCCAGCGCGCCTCATCGACTTCAACACGTTCGACCTAGACCAGATGGCGTACCTCTGGCTCGCCATCGAGTCCAACAAGTCCCTCATCTTCGCCGGCGGCACGGCGTCCGGGAAGACCACGTCGATGAACGCCATCTCGATGTTCGTCCCGCCGCGCTCGAAAGTCCTCACCATCGAGGACACGCGCGAACTCACGCTCTACCACGACAACTGGCTCTCCAGCGTCACCCGCGAATCCCTCGGGGAGGGCGACGACATCACGATGTACGACCTCCTGCGCTCGGCGCTCCGCCACCGCCCCGAGTACATCATCGTCGGCGAGGTTCGCGGGGAGGAGGCGATGACGCTCTTCCAGGCGATGAACACCGGGCACACCACGTACTCCACGATGCACGCGGACAGCGTGCAGACCGTCATCAACCGCCTTGAGAACGAACCCATCAACGTCCCGCGCGCGATGATTCAGAGCCTCGACATCCTCTGCGTGCAGACCCTGACCTACGTCGGGGAGAACCGCGTGCGCCGG from Salarchaeum japonicum carries:
- a CDS encoding type II/IV secretion system ATPase subunit yields the protein MSSELFDGLSDSLSTQAADLKWRLQRLTDVLRGTHVSVEDYRPSEHDPLVDFDGIDGFEEVERYWVNAPYAFISINYNDDDNEHRYAVVEPSLDDFERDLLDQLFEDIRDTLIFSARYDADDPEHVLREQMRDLVSEYGVVVETESFHRLFYYLYRAFEGYEKIDPLMQDNHIEDVSCDGYDIPIFVYHDEYSDIQTTVEFSEDELDSFVVRLAQQSGRHISIGDPVTETTLPDGSRAELALGQEVTPRGSAFTIRQYDEEPFTPARLIDFNTFDLDQMAYLWLAIESNKSLIFAGGTASGKTTSMNAISMFVPPRSKVLTIEDTRELTLYHDNWLSSVTRESLGEGDDITMYDLLRSALRHRPEYIIVGEVRGEEAMTLFQAMNTGHTTYSTMHADSVQTVINRLENEPINVPRAMIQSLDILCVQTLTYVGENRVRRNRTIAEIEGIDQRTGDLDYSTAFEWRAGDDSFQQFDSIVLDEIRDERGWSRGELLRELRNRKKVLQYLVESGVTDYRQFTALVNEYYAHPERTVSRIEGRVDADITDADVVADEG